From Paenibacillus sp. V4I7, one genomic window encodes:
- a CDS encoding sensor histidine kinase, with translation MNEIKDFLLQLALITILIFTYHIFFEEKSKRNKIEKIIASALCGLSILLCMSFRTNVNSYISLDIRIVPLLLGTLYIGTRTGLFLSALIILYRLFLGIDLGFYNTILTILTAMPAFLFFQKIFVKGKKNKRIQIALILSIYYCLAGLTWSSILRGASLKVFQVQIIHLIFIVVVVWFFTSLIENIKEIILKNQQLQSEAERVRVISDLTSVFAHEIRNPMQITRGFLQLLNQPELSDKMKEYIKYSIDEIDRANAIINDLLAFGKPITTENPPIEVASELRRLENIIQTYALSRNVEIKAVYHDDCWIHANPQKLNQSLINILKNAIESMPNGGTIWLTCAPKIDGFIEISVKDQGIGMTKDQIDKLGSPFYSLKESGTGLGMMVSLQIIRNLQGKVQINSEKDVGTEFSIYLPQIS, from the coding sequence ATGAACGAAATCAAAGATTTTTTGCTGCAATTAGCGCTTATAACAATACTAATATTCACTTATCACATTTTTTTTGAGGAGAAGTCGAAGAGAAATAAAATCGAAAAGATCATCGCGTCCGCACTATGTGGGCTATCCATCCTCTTATGTATGTCCTTTCGGACTAATGTTAACTCCTATATCAGTCTGGATATTAGAATCGTCCCTTTACTGCTAGGGACGTTATACATTGGTACGAGAACAGGGTTATTTCTATCTGCGCTTATCATCCTATACCGACTTTTTCTTGGAATCGATCTGGGATTCTATAATACTATTCTGACAATCTTAACTGCCATGCCGGCTTTCTTATTCTTTCAAAAGATCTTCGTTAAAGGAAAGAAAAATAAGAGAATACAAATTGCGCTCATACTTTCCATATACTATTGTCTTGCTGGACTAACATGGTCTTCAATATTAAGAGGAGCTTCACTTAAGGTCTTTCAGGTACAGATAATTCATCTAATTTTTATTGTTGTGGTTGTATGGTTCTTCACTTCGTTAATCGAAAATATAAAGGAAATAATCCTAAAGAATCAGCAGCTGCAATCAGAGGCGGAACGGGTCCGGGTCATAAGTGATTTAACAAGCGTCTTCGCCCACGAAATCAGAAATCCAATGCAGATTACTCGAGGGTTCCTTCAGCTTCTAAATCAACCGGAACTATCTGATAAAATGAAGGAGTACATTAAATACTCTATTGATGAAATAGATCGTGCAAATGCCATTATTAATGATCTGTTGGCGTTTGGAAAACCAATAACAACCGAGAATCCACCGATTGAAGTGGCGTCCGAGCTACGTCGCTTAGAAAATATTATTCAAACCTACGCCTTGTCTCGCAATGTCGAGATAAAAGCGGTCTATCATGATGACTGTTGGATTCATGCTAATCCTCAGAAGCTGAATCAATCACTCATTAATATCCTGAAGAATGCTATTGAGTCAATGCCGAACGGCGGGACAATTTGGTTGACCTGCGCTCCAAAAATCGATGGGTTTATTGAGATAAGCGTTAAGGATCAAGGGATCGGGATGACAAAGGATCAGATTGATAAGTTAGGGTCACCATTCTACTCACTAAAAGAAAGTGGGACAGGTCTTGGTATGATGGTGAGCTTACAGATAATTCGCAATTTACAGGGAAAAGTGCAAATCAACAGTGAGAAAGACGTAGGGACAGAGTTTTCCATCTACTTACCGCAGATAAGTTAA
- the map gene encoding type I methionyl aminopeptidase: protein MVILKSKHEIEAIRKACQVVAECHRTIAPLIKPGIMTNEIERIFEDIILKHGAKPYTKGYKGYQYATCASVNDVIAHGFPRDKPLEEGDIVTIDTVAELDGWLGDSAWSYAVGKISPTAEKLMRVTKECLDLGIAQAQPGNRLGDVTSAIQRHAESNGFGVVRDLLAHGIGRDLHEAPNYMHVGKPGKGLRIKEGMVFTIEPMITEGTYFMTIDPDGWTARTLDRKLAAQYEHTIAITAEGPQILTAQ, encoded by the coding sequence ATGAAATCGAGGCTATCCGTAAGGCATGCCAAGTGGTGGCCGAATGCCATCGCACGATCGCCCCGCTCATCAAACCGGGAATCATGACGAACGAGATTGAGCGCATTTTCGAGGACATTATCTTGAAGCACGGCGCCAAACCCTACACGAAGGGCTACAAGGGCTATCAATATGCGACCTGTGCCTCCGTCAACGACGTGATCGCACATGGCTTTCCTAGAGATAAACCACTTGAGGAGGGCGATATCGTGACTATCGACACGGTCGCGGAGCTCGACGGCTGGCTCGGCGATTCAGCCTGGAGCTATGCGGTCGGGAAGATCTCACCGACAGCCGAGAAGCTGATGCGCGTCACGAAGGAATGCCTTGACCTCGGTATCGCGCAGGCGCAGCCCGGCAATCGGCTCGGCGACGTAACGAGCGCCATCCAGCGGCATGCCGAATCGAACGGATTCGGCGTCGTGCGTGACCTACTCGCGCATGGCATCGGCCGGGACCTGCACGAGGCCCCGAACTATATGCATGTCGGCAAGCCCGGCAAAGGCCTCCGCATCAAGGAAGGCATGGTGTTCACGATCGAGCCAATGATCACCGAAGGCACCTACTTCATGACAATCGATCCGGACGGCTGGACCGCGCGGACGCTGGACCGCAAGCTCGCCGCCCAATACGAGCATACGATCGCCATCACGGCTGAAGGTCCACAAATCCTGACCGCGCAATAG